The window CCGCGGAACCAAACTTGGACAGCATTTACAAAACTGAGTCCCCACTGCCACGGCTTGCCCGGGAAAGCAGGATGGGCAACAACCCAAGCGCCGCCTTGCGCCTGCACACGAATACACTCGGCTTGGGCGGCCATCACCGACGCGGGAGAATCGGGAATGGTGCGCGGTCCATATACCAACGCCACACCCATGGCGTCATTGCCCCACTCCATAGCAGGCAGACAGACCAGTCTATCGGAAGTATAAGCGGGGTCATCGGCAGCAGCTAAGGTATTGCGATCGGTAATCGCCAGAAAATCAAGCTGCGCTTTTTCCGCACGCCTAACTAAAGAGCCGACATCTTCCGTTCCTGTTCCATAAGAGGAATAGGCGTGCAATTCACCGCAATACCAGCGCGTCGATTTGTCGAGGACCCGCGTATCGTAGACACGTTCTTTACGCCCGGGAATGCTGCCCGCATTGTAGGGATCTGTGCCCATAGCCAGTTCGACGCGGTCAAGGGCGAGGTCGCCATCGGAATCAAAGCCCCGTAAGGGCAGCAAGCCTCCGGAGCCTTCCAAAAGGTTCAGTTCGAGATCGGCAGGCTGCGACGTGTTGATAGTAATGTCGCGGATATCCACTAAAATAGGAACGCTCTCTTCCAACACATTTACATAAGCGCGGTACGCGCCAACAGGCTGTTCCGTGATCAACACTCCCTGCGGCACATCCAGCGATACGGTAATGCCATCTTCATAGCTGAACAGGTCTATACGAGAGGGTAGATGACGACCGACTACATTCGAAATATCAATGATAAGACTTCCCTTGGGCAACAGTGCACGTTTTTCCAAGGCACTGTTCCGTTCCTGCTCCGAGGTGTCAACGGCGGCTTTTGCGGGCGACGGGGGGGCTGTCTCTTTCGATACGGCAGTCCGCTCCAGTCCATCTTGCGAGGCACAAGCAACACACAGCAAGAACACCAACACTTTCGCGTATTTTCTCATACTGTCTTCCTTGATATTCTTTCCATCTCTCTACGTATAGGTCATAAAGCAGCACTTCACCGGAAGTCGCTTTATGGCGCGACGCAGTCTCTCATTCCCGATAACATGCCCCTTGCAGCTTTATTCATCGGGCATTTTTTCCAAGGGCGCGACATTACCTTGGGTATAGCCCTTCTCCATACGTACAGGCGCTGCCCAGCGCACCCCATTGTAGATGACTTTTAAAATCAATTCGTTGTGGAATATGGGAAAGGTTTCGTGGCCCGGGCGAAAATAAAATATTTTACCGGCTTCGCGATGCCAGCAACAGCCGCTGCGAAACACTTCACCCCCTTGAAACCAACTGATAAAGACCAATTGATCGGGGCGTGGAATGCCGAAAGGTTCCCCATACATTTCCGTACCGGGTAATTCGATATATTCGGGAAGTCCTTCTGCGATGGGGTGCGCAGGATCAACGATCCAAAGCCGTTCCTTCTCCCCATGCTCTCCATATTCCCGCCATTTCAGGTTGCAGGCAGTTCCCATCAACTTCATAAAAGGTTTGGACATATGGCCCGAATGCAGCACGATGAGCCCCATCCCTTGCTGTACTCGTTTTTGAACCCGAGTCGCGTTCTCTTCACTGACTTGATCATGGGCTTTATGGCCCCACCAGAGCAGCACGTCGGTATTGTCCAAAATCGCTTCGCTTAAACCTTGGTCGGGGTCACTCAATTCTGAACAGTGAACGGAGGCGATACTTGGCTGTTTTTCCAAATAGGCGCCGATGACGCGGCCCATACCGTCGGGATAAATCTCCCGGCAGCGCGGCAATTCTTTCTCGTGAAGTCCTTCATTCCAAACGGTCACACGAATAGGGTTATTCATTGCTTTGTATTCCTATGGTTTTTTATAAAAAGGGATTTTGCTCTATAGGGAGCCTAGTTGTGCCTAGCCCAGCTTGTACGCTTCCTCATTCGGATAACGATACGCGCCGGTATACAAATCAAAAAGGGTTTTGTAGTAACGCATGAAGCGGACGGGCTCCGGGTTTTCCGAAATCTCTGCCAGACAGAAGCCAGTATAGCCGATTTCCTGAAGGAGCGTGAACAGTTCCTGCCAAGGGTATTGGTATACGCCGATATCAGTAATATGCACTTCACTGATGGCATCTTTAACGCGTTCAAAATTAGCGCGTATACTGCCGGTATTATCCATATCGCTGCTGTTAGAATTCCAGCATACCCGCGCATTGGCATGGTTCGCGTAACCGAGCATCTTTTCAATATTTGCTAAATCGCGCGTTTGTTCAGGGCCATGCACTTCCATCCGAACCTCAACGCCCACATCAGCGGCGGCAGCAGCAACACGACCCCAAGCCTTACCAATGCGTTCCAAGGTAATTTCCGGATCCTCGCCTTTGGGGATACCGTTGGGTCGTACCTTGATACCCGGTGAACCCACATCGGCGGCAAGTTTCGCATATGCAATGGAATCGCGTACATTCTTTTCGACTTCGTCAGCATCTTTCGCGTGATATTCAAAGGCAGATCCGAGTCCGGCAATCACGATACCGGCATCTTCAAACTTTTTACGTACCTCCAGACGCTGCGCCGACGAAAGAGACACCTCCACGCCATGGGCATGGGTGGTGCGCAATTCCACACCCTCCAGCCCCGTAGCCTGACATAAGGCTATCAATTCATCTACAGACATATCTTTGCCCATGTTGTAGGTGACCATGCCCAGTTTAAGTGCAGATTGCTCGGAGGCAGACGCAACCGCTGCCGAAAGGGTGGCAGGAGAAAGGGCAGCGCCCATGGCTGCAAAGCCGGTGCTCAGTCCACTTACTTGCAAAAAACGCCGTCGTTCAATCTAAGATGTCATAATAGTATCCTTTCCGGTCAAAAAAAATACACAAAATCTCTGTTATTCTACAGGAGATGAGCGACGAATGGAATTTTTAAACATCAGCGCTAATTCAGCGTCAAAGAATGCCGTCTGAAATGAACAAAAAGAAGCGGTCAAAATCGACGCTCACGTGCCTGCTAGACTTTAAGTTTACTTTTCCTATTTGATCGCTTTTAGGGGATACCCTTAAAAGATAGCATAAGGCGTTGAAAAAATAAGATCCCATCACCCATTACACTACCCGTTCATGATAGAATTCAATGCCATACACTTTGGAGCTTTCGTGACTATAAAGAACGCCGACCTGTATTTTAAAACCACTGTTCCACCCTAAGGTATGGCGAACTTTTTGTTCTTGAAGAATCTGCTGTTGCCTAGGCCGTTTAGCTAATCGAATCTCTTTATCCCATTTATTTCGTCGCTTTCTCATTGATCTCCTTTGCGTTTCCCTGTATGCTTGACCGATATATGAGCTCACCATTAAGGATCATTCTATGCGCCTCTTTCGTTCTCTTGCACAGTACGCTTTTTTTTCGTGCCTAGTGTTATGGTGCTGTGCCGGCAGTTTTGGCGCGGCCCCTCTTCCGACAAACGCAGAAAATTCCCCCGTGTTGACGGATCAAATGGAAGGGCAAGCCTTACGCGAAAGTGCTATGGCCGCCTACGAAAAGGAAGACTACGAGAAAGCGCTGCCGCTGCTGCAAGACTACCTCACCCTAAGGCGCGATGACAAAGAAATTACCAGTCGCGCGGGGTTCGCCGCCAAAGAAACAGGCGCTTATGAGTTGGCGCTTCAACTTTTGAAATCTCTGGTGAGTCAGGATGACAGCAATTATTATCATTGGTGGTGGCTGTCAGATGCGCAACGCCTTTTGGGGCATTATGAAGAGGCTTTGGCGAGTATTGAACAGGCGCGCGATCTGGCGCCGGAAAATGTCCGTTCCGAACTGAATGACTATGTTCAGTATACGGCGAAACTTAAAGATCAAACGCCGTCTTGGGACAACTTTGATCAACATCTTGATTTTTCTCAACGTCACCGGGAACATCGACGCGTGCGCCAACAAGTAGAGGAATACGCCCGTGCCCTCGCTGTGGCGCCCGACTATGGATTAGACAACCAAGATGCTATCGGCCGCTTGGCATGGCTATATCAAGAATTAGCCATACAATATCTGTATATGGATGATCCTGACCCTGCCATTGATTATTTAATGGAGGCGGAACAGTTCTTGCAAGAACTTCAAGCTAGCTCGGAACTCATGCGCCAAAAACAATATCTGGCTATTGCATGGCGTCAGAAAGCAGAAAACAATAGCGACGAATTCCAAAGGAATATGCAGCGTTCTGCGGACTATTGGAAAGCCAGCTTAAAGACTGCCCTTGAAACAAAAGATGTCGTTTACCAACGCTATACGCAAGGGCGGCTGCTCGAGACGCAATGCGCCTTTCTGCCGCTCAGTGAGCCGACTGTGTCAACGTTACGAGAAAGTAATCTGAAAGAAGTGCCGTGGCAGGGACCGATCAACGAATTTTCTGTGGCCGAGGCGGTGTATGGAGAAGGACGGTGCCGCGCTGAAGAAGGAGATTATGCCGGGGCACGTATTTTACTAGAAATGGCGCTGCCTTATTTTGAACAATCCCAATACCTAACTGATAAACAAAGGCTAGCAGAAATCTATCTGGAATTGGCTTATATCCTCACCAAACAGGACCATCCTTCTGAATCATTACTCTGGGTGGAAAAAGCCGTTGACGTCCTTCCTCAAACCCGGTCTCAGGTATCTATCCACCTTTTCGAAGAAGAAGGGAAGACCTTCATACAGGAAGCGATTGCCACTGCAAGGCTGCGCGCTTATCTGGCATTGGACGATAAAGAAAAAGCCTTTGAGCTAACGGAGCGCTGCTATTCGGATCATCTTGCCGAGCTGCCTGCAAAAGTACTGATGAATGAAGAAAGACGCTCCAATGCAAGCAGTGAAATATACGCCTGTACAGCGAGGATATCTATGCTGGAAGGTCAATTGGCAAAAGCGAATTTGGTTGACGACCGGGAAGCTGCAGCCACGATAGAAGCTCGTTTAAAAGAGAGTCATGAACGGATTGGGTGGCTGGAAAAAACAATTCAACTACCTGACTTTCAACTTCCCAATAAGCAAAGCCGCGCGCCGATGACCCTGCAAGAAATGCAAAATGCCTTGGATGATAATACTGCCTATGTAGTCTTTTTTAGTGATCCGTGGGGCAGCGTTTTGTTGGGTATCACGCCTGACAGTTTCTTCGGAGACCTGATGGATATTAACGAAAAGAATCTACATGCTCCTTTAGTCTCAAACGACCATGATGGAGCCCTTGAATCGGGACGAGGTCTTCGATCCGTCATAGAGGAACCGCCCTTTTCAGACCTATTGACGAAAACAATCATGGTCGGTGGTGATTCGCGTTTTCTACCTTTCATCGCCTCCCTTTTTCA of the Candidatus Hydrogenedentota bacterium genome contains:
- a CDS encoding CehA/McbA family metallohydrolase, whose product is MRKYAKVLVFLLCVACASQDGLERTAVSKETAPPSPAKAAVDTSEQERNSALEKRALLPKGSLIIDISNVVGRHLPSRIDLFSYEDGITVSLDVPQGVLITEQPVGAYRAYVNVLEESVPILVDIRDITINTSQPADLELNLLEGSGGLLPLRGFDSDGDLALDRVELAMGTDPYNAGSIPGRKERVYDTRVLDKSTRWYCGELHAYSSYGTGTEDVGSLVRRAEKAQLDFLAITDRNTLAAADDPAYTSDRLVCLPAMEWGNDAMGVALVYGPRTIPDSPASVMAAQAECIRVQAQGGAWVVAHPAFPGKPWQWGLSFVNAVQVWFRGWREVPPMSLHHLGNDAKERINGELIHSIAAAAAAVNYGDLSANGQANLFYDYEQVRGLMAGITGGSGSGNPKIPLGQPLTYIHARELSVPALLEGLRLGRTYVSSGPHGPKIYFGADVLSDGKTDVGIGGIIPLDVEVSFEVSVKDALGMKLQVIENGRPIRTIPINSNDTGIRFKRIPTTEAAFRVRVIKPADPKSKGFGPLEVMAITSPIYARDITGELLWRNPNFDPDKSWVRIQSDDMVDINMDMPLDGSASAPLSIPQI
- a CDS encoding trehalose utilization protein ThuA — protein: MNNPIRVTVWNEGLHEKELPRCREIYPDGMGRVIGAYLEKQPSIASVHCSELSDPDQGLSEAILDNTDVLLWWGHKAHDQVSEENATRVQKRVQQGMGLIVLHSGHMSKPFMKLMGTACNLKWREYGEHGEKERLWIVDPAHPIAEGLPEYIELPGTEMYGEPFGIPRPDQLVFISWFQGGEVFRSGCCWHREAGKIFYFRPGHETFPIFHNELILKVIYNGVRWAAPVRMEKGYTQGNVAPLEKMPDE
- a CDS encoding sugar phosphate isomerase/epimerase — its product is MGAALSPATLSAAVASASEQSALKLGMVTYNMGKDMSVDELIALCQATGLEGVELRTTHAHGVEVSLSSAQRLEVRKKFEDAGIVIAGLGSAFEYHAKDADEVEKNVRDSIAYAKLAADVGSPGIKVRPNGIPKGEDPEITLERIGKAWGRVAAAAADVGVEVRMEVHGPEQTRDLANIEKMLGYANHANARVCWNSNSSDMDNTGSIRANFERVKDAISEVHITDIGVYQYPWQELFTLLQEIGYTGFCLAEISENPEPVRFMRYYKTLFDLYTGAYRYPNEEAYKLG
- a CDS encoding tetratricopeptide repeat protein, whose protein sequence is MLTDQMEGQALRESAMAAYEKEDYEKALPLLQDYLTLRRDDKEITSRAGFAAKETGAYELALQLLKSLVSQDDSNYYHWWWLSDAQRLLGHYEEALASIEQARDLAPENVRSELNDYVQYTAKLKDQTPSWDNFDQHLDFSQRHREHRRVRQQVEEYARALAVAPDYGLDNQDAIGRLAWLYQELAIQYLYMDDPDPAIDYLMEAEQFLQELQASSELMRQKQYLAIAWRQKAENNSDEFQRNMQRSADYWKASLKTALETKDVVYQRYTQGRLLETQCAFLPLSEPTVSTLRESNLKEVPWQGPINEFSVAEAVYGEGRCRAEEGDYAGARILLEMALPYFEQSQYLTDKQRLAEIYLELAYILTKQDHPSESLLWVEKAVDVLPQTRSQVSIHLFEEEGKTFIQEAIATARLRAYLALDDKEKAFELTERCYSDHLAELPAKVLMNEERRSNASSEIYACTARISMLEGQLAKANLVDDREAAATIEARLKESHERIGWLEKTIQLPDFQLPNKQSRAPMTLQEMQNALDDNTAYVVFFSDPWGSVLLGITPDSFFGDLMDINEKNLHAPLVSNDHDGALESGRGLRSVIEEPPFSDLLTKTIMVGGDSRFLPFIASLFQGYDASVDIHVGSSLTPVPSDTTNKNSTIRYVQGREEMSADLFEEEDDDNAIRALTGDALVLPKIISDIQSNEILHLGCTLYQSSPDLMQCELLFGDGSEERRLPLYRLVAMKLPARLVVLDWAFAQDSPAPDPALLTLVPELFRYAGAASVLVIDPEKTQLRRNAFFSAFYKGIRAGDTMSLFQHAYLAKKEMDRDHSFYWYGLSLVKQ